In one Candidatus Peribacter riflensis genomic region, the following are encoded:
- a CDS encoding bis(5'-nucleosyl)-tetraphosphatase, which translates to MNERTIFHKIRDREIPASIVYEDDEVLVFKDIHPKAPTHLLFIAKRDQDFVSSIDDLTEQTAHVPGLLIRKAQTFAKSHGITGYQLKFHVGRDGGQEVFYLHLHFLSEQKID; encoded by the coding sequence ATGAACGAACGCACGATTTTTCACAAGATCCGCGACCGCGAGATCCCCGCATCCATCGTCTATGAGGATGACGAGGTGCTGGTGTTCAAAGATATCCATCCCAAGGCTCCGACGCACCTGCTCTTCATTGCGAAACGCGACCAGGACTTCGTATCCTCCATCGACGATCTCACCGAGCAGACGGCGCACGTTCCCGGGCTCCTCATCCGCAAGGCGCAAACTTTTGCCAAGTCACACGGCATCACCGGGTACCAGCTCAAATTCCACGTGGGCAGGGACGGAGGGCAGGAGGTGTTCTACCTGCACCTGCACT